A genomic window from Solanum stenotomum isolate F172 chromosome 10, ASM1918654v1, whole genome shotgun sequence includes:
- the LOC125842928 gene encoding uncharacterized protein LOC125842928 codes for MFSLASAVDKPLQVNLATQNKTRPSCARVKVEVDLLGEFPKIINLGMRLKMGEVKEKWIRNNYDYVPKYYKFCKLQGHNEKECVIIHPELYPKEENKEEETSDSTKNAGVHESEGVDTDAMLAISREEGELIDEKRDKEVPKIKTFAEQEISDKQNSEEDESINVNVEYVSKNGDLSPRRIDDLKSKMKKNTNQSPSELEAYRRKLGLPNARVNSSSKIWVFWEDNWVEKGSTDTMQQLTMQFQLRGRDVCFRVTTVYARCSALERQELWDDLEHIAAQTNNPWLVGGDFNTIIDESEKLAGLPMTLQETADFTTCISACALNELKFVGSATLGGMDKLKMIVSLKD; via the exons ATGTTCTCTTTAGCATCGGCAGTTGACAAACCATTGCAAGTGAATTTGGCTACCCAGAATAAAACAAGGCCAAGTTGTGCAAGGGTCAAAGTAGAAGTTGATCTACTTGGggaatttccaaaaataatcAATCTTGGTATGAGGCTGAAAATGGGAGAAGTGAAGGAGAAGTGGATACGAAACAATTATGACTATGTCCCCAAGTATTACAAGTTTTGTAAGCTTCAAGGGCATAATGAGAAGGAATGTGTTATCATTCATCCAGAACTCTACCCAAAAGAggagaacaaagaagaagaaacatcaGACAGTACGAAGAATGCGGGA GTGCATGAGAGTGAGGGAGTTGACACTGATGCAATGCTTGCAATTTCAAGAGAAGAAGGGGAATTAATTGAtgaaaaaagagataaagaggtacctaaaataaaaacatttgcaGAGCAGGAAATCAGTGATAAGCAAAATTCAGAGGAGGATGAAAGTATTAATGTTAATGTAGAATATGTGAGTAAAAATGGAGATCTGTCACCAAGACGAATTGATGATCTTAAAAgcaaaatgaagaagaatacAAATCAG AGCCCCAGTGAATTGGAAGCTTATAGGAGGAAGTTAGGTCTTCCTAATGCTAGAGTGAATAGTTCATCAAAAATTTGGGTATTCTGGGAAGACAATTGGGTGGAGAAAGGATCAACAGACACTATGCAACAATTAACAATGCaatttcaacttagaggtaggGATGTGTGCTTCAGGGTAACGACTGTATATGCAAGATGTAGTGCCCTAGAAAGACAAGAATTATGGGATGATTTGGAGCATATTGCTGCTCAAACTAATAATCCTTGGTTGGTAGGCGGTGATTTCAATACAATTATAGATGAATCAGAGAAATTAGCTGGTTTGCCAATGACATTGCAGGAAACGGCTGACTTTACTACTTGTATTAGTGCTTGCGCATTAAATGAGTTGAAATTTGTAGGTAGTGCTACACTTGGTGGAATGGACAAATTGAAAATGATTGTATCTTTAAAAGACTAG